In Candidatus Nealsonbacteria bacterium DGGOD1a, one DNA window encodes the following:
- a CDS encoding indolepyruvate oxidoreductase subunit beta yields the protein MATKKNIKPIKKETESKTFNCVIVGTGGQGLITLLEILAEAAVESGLDAKTSELHGLSQRGGSVEVHIKFGKKVWSPLVEAKKADLIVGLEMQECLKAAYFAGPQTQYLINKTEVMIPGKPLLAEDEIIGNLKKFTKKIEVVDANAICQKELGSAAVSGVYLLCLAAFKNLIPLAPDAMLAAIKSSVAPRHLELNIKTFELAKKMAGE from the coding sequence ATGGCGACTAAAAAAAATATTAAACCGATTAAAAAAGAAACCGAATCGAAAACATTCAATTGCGTGATCGTGGGCACGGGCGGGCAGGGGCTAATTACGCTTTTGGAAATTTTGGCCGAGGCGGCGGTTGAAAGCGGGCTGGATGCCAAAACCAGCGAATTACACGGATTGTCACAGCGGGGCGGGTCGGTGGAGGTGCACATCAAATTCGGCAAAAAAGTTTGGTCGCCTTTGGTGGAAGCCAAGAAGGCGGATTTGATCGTGGGATTGGAGATGCAGGAATGTTTGAAAGCCGCCTATTTTGCCGGACCGCAGACGCAGTATTTGATCAATAAAACCGAAGTGATGATTCCGGGAAAGCCGTTGTTGGCCGAAGATGAAATCATTGGTAATTTGAAAAAGTTCACCAAAAAAATCGAAGTGGTCGATGCCAACGCTATTTGCCAAAAGGAACTGGGAAGCGCCGCGGTATCGGGAGTTTATTTGTTGTGTTTGGCGGCGTTCAAAAATTTGATTCCGCTGGCGCCGGACGCGATGTTGGCCGCGATCAAATCGTCGGTGGCGCCCCGACATTTGGAATTGAATATTAAAACTTTTGAATTAGCGAAGAAAATGGCGGGGGAATAA
- a CDS encoding thiamine pyrophosphate-dependent enzyme: MNKLLENQKGKKAMLLGNEAIIRGALESGVQFVSTYPGTPASEIGNNFFALQKELKDDPKFLFEFSSNEKTAMEAAIGANFSGLKSLVAMKNFGLNVALEPLLPLAYTGTRAPMVIFLADDPSCHSSAQSEENTRPFSVLSHLPMLEPADAQECKDFTMEAFDISEKFGTAVIIRITTRVAHQRALVELGELDPNRKINLKGEFAKNKRKYVTMMPRLHEMKKEMLEREEKLEQYFEKSKLNRVEGIVKGKKQPLGIITSSVAYLHMQEAMQELGVSLPVLKLGTFHPLPEKKIKDFIKGLKKVLVVEEMEPYLERRVQMLAKDTNCKLQIHGVDLRTQIGEMKPEIAANMIAKFTGKKYAMSKFAPKFELPARPPQLCPGCPYWLVFAAVKKAVDESKVIFGGDIGCYMIGALPPHELYDYMFCMGSGIGIAHGIKKSTDQKVIAFIGDATFFHSGIEGLLNAVYNGSNPLIIIMNNDITAMTGHQPHLDSADAPRPIPIENMVLACGVKPENMKIIDQGQSEEFIATVKEFTEKPEVSVIIARRPCKFVAPK, encoded by the coding sequence ATGAACAAATTATTGGAAAACCAAAAAGGCAAAAAGGCGATGTTGCTGGGGAATGAGGCGATCATCCGCGGCGCGCTGGAAAGCGGGGTGCAGTTTGTTTCCACTTATCCCGGGACGCCGGCGTCGGAGATCGGCAATAATTTTTTCGCGCTGCAAAAAGAATTAAAGGACGATCCCAAATTTTTGTTTGAATTTTCGAGCAACGAAAAAACCGCGATGGAAGCGGCGATCGGCGCGAATTTTTCCGGCCTCAAATCGTTGGTGGCGATGAAAAATTTCGGTTTGAATGTCGCCTTGGAGCCGCTTTTGCCCTTGGCTTATACCGGCACGCGGGCGCCGATGGTGATCTTTTTGGCCGACGATCCGAGTTGCCATAGTTCGGCGCAAAGCGAAGAAAACACGCGGCCGTTTTCGGTGTTGAGCCATTTGCCGATGCTCGAACCGGCCGACGCGCAGGAATGCAAGGATTTTACGATGGAAGCGTTTGATATTTCGGAAAAATTCGGCACCGCGGTGATCATTCGCATTACCACGCGCGTGGCGCATCAGCGGGCGCTGGTTGAACTGGGCGAACTTGATCCGAATCGAAAAATCAATTTGAAGGGCGAATTCGCGAAGAACAAGCGCAAATATGTGACCATGATGCCGCGCCTGCACGAAATGAAAAAAGAGATGCTGGAACGGGAAGAAAAATTGGAGCAATATTTCGAGAAGAGCAAGCTCAACCGCGTTGAAGGGATTGTTAAGGGCAAGAAACAGCCATTGGGGATAATCACTTCAAGCGTGGCCTATTTGCATATGCAAGAGGCGATGCAAGAGCTGGGCGTCAGTTTGCCGGTTTTGAAACTGGGGACATTTCACCCTTTGCCGGAAAAGAAAATCAAGGATTTCATCAAAGGATTGAAGAAAGTTTTGGTGGTCGAAGAGATGGAGCCGTATCTGGAGCGCCGGGTGCAGATGCTGGCCAAGGATACAAATTGCAAATTGCAAATCCACGGCGTTGATTTGCGCACGCAGATCGGCGAAATGAAGCCGGAGATCGCGGCGAATATGATCGCCAAATTCACGGGCAAAAAATACGCGATGTCCAAATTCGCGCCGAAATTTGAGTTGCCGGCGCGGCCGCCGCAGTTGTGCCCCGGATGCCCGTATTGGCTGGTGTTCGCGGCGGTGAAAAAGGCGGTGGACGAAAGCAAGGTTATTTTCGGCGGCGATATCGGCTGTTATATGATCGGCGCGTTGCCGCCGCATGAGCTCTATGACTATATGTTTTGCATGGGGTCGGGGATCGGCATCGCCCACGGGATAAAAAAATCCACGGATCAAAAAGTGATCGCGTTCATCGGTGACGCCACATTTTTCCATTCCGGCATTGAAGGACTGCTAAACGCGGTCTACAATGGCTCAAATCCCTTGATTATCATTATGAACAACGATATCACCGCGATGACCGGCCATCAGCCGCATCTGGATTCGGCGGATGCCCCCCGTCCGATCCCGATCGAAAATATGGTGCTGGCTTGCGGGGTCAAACCGGAAAATATGAAAATCATCGATCAAGGCCAATCCGAAGAATTCATCGCGACCGTGAAAGAATTCACGGAAAAACCCGAAGTTTCGGTAATTATCGCCCGCCGCCCGTGCAAATTCGTGGCGCCAAAGTAG
- a CDS encoding ATP-binding protein: protein MNNQEIIGILSQWNFWQKEVKTGLARPKYVQKLFNQRDQKEVSVITGVRRSGKSTALLQTLKEIIENGASVQNILYINFEEPAFASDLDLKFLLQIYQAYREKFSPQGKIYVALDEVHMVPQWEKFVRGVYDRGDEVKFYITDSSSHLLSKEYGYTLTGRIYSNVIYPLSFREYLLFKGQDKLTDVAGININSAELRHAFQKYLEFGGFPQITLSGDAETKKQLLKEYYSAIIEKDIAGRYKVRDAGRLKEFCLLAMTQNGLPLSGYLAEKKQGIPQPTANKFLSYLEEVFLMLPVSYFSYSLSQQQKRPKKFYSIDTGIYNAVSFKFSENIGRVFENAVFLALKRGGNEIFYWQNKRETDFVVREGRAVKRLINVCWDLNEENKIREIEGLDESMKKFKLKESELITLQGEDKINTENGVVEIKNFFNLPEIAS from the coding sequence ATGAATAACCAGGAAATAATCGGCATATTGAGCCAGTGGAATTTTTGGCAAAAAGAGGTCAAAACCGGTTTGGCGCGGCCCAAATATGTTCAAAAGCTGTTCAATCAAAGAGATCAAAAGGAAGTATCCGTGATCACGGGGGTGCGGCGGTCGGGAAAATCAACCGCGCTTTTGCAAACCTTGAAGGAGATCATAGAAAACGGCGCATCGGTTCAAAACATTTTGTACATCAATTTTGAAGAGCCGGCGTTCGCGTCCGACCTTGATTTGAAGTTTTTGCTGCAAATTTATCAGGCCTACCGGGAAAAATTTTCGCCTCAAGGTAAAATTTATGTGGCTTTGGACGAAGTGCATATGGTGCCGCAATGGGAAAAATTCGTGCGCGGCGTTTATGACCGCGGTGACGAGGTGAAGTTTTATATCACCGATTCTTCATCGCACCTTTTGTCAAAAGAATACGGGTATACTCTCACCGGCCGGATTTATTCCAATGTAATTTATCCGTTGAGTTTTCGGGAGTATTTATTGTTCAAGGGCCAGGATAAATTAACGGATGTTGCCGGCATAAACATAAATTCAGCGGAATTGCGCCACGCTTTTCAAAAATATCTGGAATTCGGCGGTTTTCCGCAAATAACGCTTAGCGGCGACGCCGAAACAAAAAAACAATTATTGAAAGAATATTATTCGGCCATTATCGAAAAAGATATCGCCGGCCGCTATAAAGTCCGCGATGCCGGCCGCTTGAAAGAATTTTGTCTTTTGGCAATGACGCAAAACGGCTTGCCGTTGTCGGGCTATTTGGCCGAGAAAAAGCAAGGTATTCCGCAACCCACCGCCAACAAATTTTTGTCGTATTTGGAAGAAGTTTTTTTGATGCTGCCGGTGAGTTATTTTTCTTATTCCTTGTCGCAACAGCAAAAAAGACCGAAAAAATTTTACAGTATCGACACTGGAATTTATAACGCGGTGTCTTTTAAGTTTTCCGAGAATATCGGCCGGGTTTTTGAAAACGCGGTGTTTTTGGCTTTGAAGAGAGGCGGCAATGAAATTTTTTATTGGCAAAATAAGCGGGAGACCGATTTTGTGGTGCGGGAAGGGCGCGCGGTCAAAAGATTGATCAATGTTTGTTGGGATTTGAACGAGGAAAATAAAATTCGGGAAATTGAAGGACTGGATGAATCCATGAAAAAATTCAAATTGAAAGAATCGGAGTTGATTACTTTGCAAGGCGAGGATAAAATAAATACGGAAAACGGCGTTGTTGAAATCAAGAATTTTTTCAATTTGCCGGAAATTGCAAGTTAA